A DNA window from Bacteroides cellulosilyticus contains the following coding sequences:
- a CDS encoding SusC/RagA family TonB-linked outer membrane protein produces the protein MQVNTKFLVCSLIYMGSLSANAAGSSSLANETVHVSVLSADQTKNERNITGRIIDGDTGEALIGVSILVKGASMGTVTDVDGKFSLPVATGDVLEISYIGYKSQSIVVGNQSVLDIRMMSDNELLDEVVVVGYGSQKKVNLTGSVATVNFDDKTLSRPVTTLASTLSGMVAGLNVMQTSSKPNSESSTLRIRGTGTLNDSAPLVLVDGMEMSLNNVNPNDIASISILKDAASCAIYGNRGANGVILLTTKKGTDGKINVTYSGKFSYNTPANLIRMVSNYADYMEFINEASDNAGQAQVFSQTTIDTWRSAASNPNGISESGYPNYVAYPNTDWYDEVYNPKLMQEHSITLTGAEKKTRYSLNATYVDNPGLVVNSGMKKYYMRSNLESQVASFLAVGLNAWGYHVDQERNNVDDLNGLQMQKSTPGTYPYYDGKYGAPEALEEDPVVNNPVYYLNSAGGSYKTTKFFVNPYIKIDFLKNFHLTSNFYYDHYRQENLWHYSDYQERFSFQRGETMNVPPTSELLAEYPVKYYIDGNQSWKNTTTLNWGQIFKGKHDVAALVGYEEFRKWARTTDISKKGMLDTSLTDFDALTEPDYIDGSTTEFSSRSVFGRVTYTYDSRYLFEANVRYDGSSRFSPENRWGIFPSFSAGWRLSEEKFMKKLNWLDNLKLRVSWGQLGNNSIGNYEWQAVYATAPHYAFGNKEVPGLGMGSFSNYNLEWETTTVTNLGLDFSMLKNRLSGTVEVYNKLTDGILYNPTLSPTLAGFSSPRQNIAEVTNKGLEITLGWNDRIGSVSYGISGNFSCNKNEVTKYKGELVRGWQQNADGSSTYYTNLGEVSTGDLQRVLEGHMINEFYVLNVYKGDRNYFNADGTVNPKGGPSDGMIRTEDDMKWLQAMTDAGYKFYPKQGIGKSNIWYGDIIYADLDGDGIYGDDDDKDFQGYSKTPKYYFGFQTNLSWKGIDFSMNWAGAAGFKINWYQSGENSSITWFGYGMGKDVAYDHYFYDPENPNDPRTNLTSANPRLTMDKAAQVSASGQHILHNGNYLKLKNLTVGYTLPKDWVQKVCMQNVRFYVSGENLLTITKFKGIDPEMMSGVGYAPMRQYAFGVNVTF, from the coding sequence ATGCAGGTAAATACAAAATTCCTCGTGTGTTCGCTTATATATATGGGGAGTCTTTCTGCGAATGCGGCGGGATCGTCTTCTTTGGCAAATGAAACGGTGCACGTATCTGTCCTTTCGGCGGATCAAACAAAAAATGAACGGAACATTACAGGACGTATAATCGACGGAGATACCGGAGAGGCTCTTATTGGTGTCAGCATTCTGGTTAAAGGAGCCTCTATGGGTACGGTGACCGATGTTGATGGGAAGTTCTCATTGCCTGTGGCTACAGGAGATGTCTTGGAGATATCGTATATCGGCTATAAAAGCCAGTCGATAGTGGTTGGCAATCAGAGTGTCTTGGATATCCGGATGATGTCCGATAACGAATTGTTGGATGAAGTGGTAGTGGTGGGCTATGGCTCTCAGAAAAAAGTGAATTTGACGGGCTCTGTTGCTACGGTTAATTTTGATGATAAGACCTTGTCGCGTCCCGTAACTACGCTTGCCTCTACTTTATCGGGTATGGTGGCCGGACTGAATGTGATGCAGACATCCAGTAAACCCAACTCGGAATCATCTACTCTGCGTATTCGCGGTACAGGTACTTTAAATGATTCTGCACCATTGGTGTTGGTCGATGGAATGGAGATGTCGCTGAATAATGTCAATCCTAATGATATCGCTTCCATTTCCATCCTGAAAGATGCCGCTTCGTGTGCTATTTATGGTAACCGGGGTGCTAATGGTGTTATTCTATTGACTACCAAGAAAGGTACGGACGGGAAAATCAACGTGACCTATTCAGGAAAATTCTCCTATAATACACCGGCTAATCTGATTCGCATGGTTTCAAACTATGCCGACTATATGGAATTTATCAATGAGGCTTCGGACAATGCAGGGCAGGCACAGGTATTTAGCCAAACTACCATTGATACGTGGCGTTCAGCGGCCAGCAATCCGAATGGAATATCCGAATCGGGCTACCCGAATTATGTGGCCTATCCGAATACGGACTGGTACGATGAGGTGTATAATCCGAAGTTGATGCAGGAACATTCTATTACGCTTACCGGTGCGGAAAAGAAAACCCGGTATAGCCTGAATGCCACGTACGTGGATAATCCCGGTCTGGTGGTAAATTCAGGAATGAAGAAATATTATATGCGCAGTAATCTGGAGTCGCAGGTCGCCAGTTTCCTAGCTGTGGGACTGAATGCATGGGGGTATCATGTCGATCAGGAAAGAAATAATGTTGATGATCTGAATGGTTTGCAAATGCAGAAAAGCACACCGGGAACCTATCCGTATTACGATGGGAAATATGGAGCTCCCGAAGCCCTCGAAGAAGATCCGGTAGTCAACAATCCGGTTTATTATCTGAATAGTGCGGGAGGCTCTTATAAAACAACGAAATTCTTTGTAAACCCTTATATTAAGATTGATTTCCTTAAGAACTTCCATTTGACTTCTAACTTCTACTACGATCATTATCGGCAGGAGAATCTGTGGCATTATTCCGATTATCAGGAAAGATTTTCATTCCAGCGTGGAGAAACGATGAATGTTCCTCCTACTTCCGAATTGCTTGCAGAGTATCCTGTGAAATATTATATTGATGGGAATCAGAGCTGGAAAAATACCACCACCTTAAACTGGGGACAGATTTTCAAAGGTAAACACGATGTGGCAGCCTTAGTGGGCTATGAGGAATTCCGTAAATGGGCACGTACTACCGATATTAGTAAGAAAGGGATGCTTGATACCAGTCTTACAGACTTTGACGCATTGACGGAACCTGATTATATCGACGGAAGCACTACAGAATTTTCATCCCGTTCTGTCTTTGGCCGTGTTACTTATACGTATGATTCCCGCTACTTATTTGAGGCGAATGTCCGTTATGACGGTTCCTCCCGTTTTTCTCCGGAGAACCGCTGGGGTATATTCCCATCCTTCTCGGCAGGATGGCGTTTGTCGGAAGAGAAATTCATGAAGAAGCTGAATTGGCTCGATAACCTGAAGCTACGCGTTTCCTGGGGACAACTCGGAAATAACTCAATCGGTAACTATGAATGGCAGGCTGTTTATGCTACGGCTCCCCATTATGCCTTTGGTAACAAGGAGGTCCCCGGGTTGGGTATGGGAAGCTTTTCTAACTACAACTTGGAATGGGAGACAACTACGGTAACCAACTTGGGGCTCGATTTTTCTATGCTGAAAAACCGTTTGAGTGGAACAGTGGAGGTTTATAATAAGTTGACGGATGGTATCTTGTATAATCCGACTTTGTCACCTACTTTGGCAGGGTTCAGTTCTCCCCGCCAGAATATCGCAGAGGTTACTAATAAGGGGCTTGAAATAACCTTAGGTTGGAATGATCGGATCGGTTCTGTCTCGTACGGCATATCCGGAAACTTCTCTTGCAACAAGAATGAAGTAACCAAATACAAAGGAGAACTTGTTCGCGGATGGCAGCAGAATGCGGATGGTAGTTCCACTTATTATACCAATCTGGGTGAGGTTTCAACAGGAGACTTACAGCGTGTTTTGGAAGGACACATGATCAATGAATTTTATGTGCTGAACGTATATAAAGGCGATAGAAACTATTTTAATGCCGACGGTACGGTAAATCCAAAAGGAGGGCCTTCTGACGGAATGATCCGTACGGAAGATGATATGAAATGGTTGCAGGCCATGACGGATGCCGGATATAAGTTCTATCCGAAACAGGGAATCGGCAAGAGTAATATCTGGTATGGTGATATCATTTATGCAGACTTGGATGGAGACGGCATTTATGGTGACGACGATGACAAGGATTTCCAGGGCTATTCTAAAACACCGAAGTATTACTTTGGCTTCCAGACAAATCTGTCATGGAAAGGCATTGACTTCTCTATGAACTGGGCTGGTGCTGCCGGATTCAAAATCAACTGGTATCAGTCTGGGGAGAATAGCAGTATAACCTGGTTTGGATATGGAATGGGTAAAGATGTGGCTTATGACCATTACTTTTATGATCCTGAGAATCCGAATGACCCGCGGACAAACCTTACTTCAGCGAATCCTCGTCTGACCATGGATAAAGCGGCTCAGGTAAGTGCATCCGGGCAGCATATTTTGCATAATGGCAATTATCTGAAGTTGAAGAATCTGACAGTCGGCTACACGCTCCCTAAAGATTGGGTACAGAAGGTATGTATGCAAAATGTGCGTTTCTATGTTTCGGGAGAGAATCTGCTGACGATTACTAAGTTCAAAGGCATTGATCCTGAGATGATGAGTGGAGTGGGTTATGCTCCAATGAGACAATATGCTTTTGGTGTAAATGTTACTTTCTAA
- a CDS encoding FAD:protein FMN transferase, which yields MPDVIQHLYKYSPSQGGLLYAWFPSMHTRVDIMLCGRQGEDVLLSVVDAVYKMLCRLEKMANYYDADSELAYLNRTASIHPQQVSHELYDMLTFCVDCYTRTAGCFDVTIHSADYTPNLIRCVQLSPQERTLLFLRPGVTINLSGFLKGYALEKTRKLLQHYEVKDALINMGNSSVLALGHHPLADGWKVSFGQGAVPKGREPQELLLQNECLTTSGNDSYERKHIINPRNGKPVEGEREVAVVTDNGAIGEVLSTGLFVADVRQRKILKAEFHPRLILDL from the coding sequence ATGCCGGACGTTATTCAACATCTTTATAAATATTCACCTTCTCAGGGTGGCTTGCTTTATGCCTGGTTTCCATCCATGCATACACGTGTCGATATAATGCTGTGTGGCAGGCAGGGGGAGGACGTTTTGCTGTCGGTAGTCGATGCGGTGTACAAAATGCTGTGTCGTTTAGAAAAGATGGCCAACTATTATGATGCGGATAGTGAACTGGCATATTTGAACCGGACTGCTTCTATACATCCGCAACAGGTCAGCCACGAGCTTTATGATATGCTTACTTTCTGTGTAGATTGCTATACCCGTACTGCTGGATGTTTTGATGTAACTATTCATTCGGCTGACTATACACCCAATTTAATCCGTTGTGTTCAACTATCACCTCAGGAGCGTACCCTTCTTTTTTTGCGACCGGGAGTGACTATCAACCTTTCCGGATTCCTGAAAGGGTATGCTTTGGAAAAGACACGGAAATTACTGCAACATTATGAAGTGAAGGATGCATTGATCAATATGGGAAACAGTTCTGTATTGGCTTTGGGGCATCATCCCTTGGCTGATGGATGGAAGGTCAGTTTTGGACAGGGCGCTGTTCCAAAGGGGAGGGAACCACAGGAGTTGCTTCTTCAGAATGAATGCCTCACAACTTCCGGTAATGATTCATATGAGCGAAAACATATCATCAATCCTCGGAATGGAAAACCGGTGGAAGGGGAAAGAGAGGTAGCGGTGGTTACGGACAATGGTGCTATAGGTGAAGTTTTATCGACCGGTTTATTTGTGGCTGATGTCCGTCAGCGAAAAATTCTGAAAGCGGAGTTCCATCCGCGTTTGATTCTTGATCTTTAA
- a CDS encoding DUF1080 domain-containing protein: protein MKKNYLLLLFVFCASVVSAQNWEPLFNGKNLSGWKKLNGKAEYKVVDGAIVGISKMGTPNTFLATKKTYGDFILEFDFKVDDGLNSGVQLRSESKKDYQKGRVHGYQFEIDPSKRAWSGGIYDEARRNWLYPLTQNPAAKSAFKNNEWNKARIEAIGNSIATWINGVPCANIWDDMTPAGFIALQVHAIGNAADEGKTVSWKNIRICTTDVERYRTDRKAPEINVIPNTISPNEAKEGWTLLWDGKTSEGWRGAKLNSFPEKGWKMENGILKVMKSGGAESANGGDIVTTRQYKNFILKVDFKITEGANSGVKYFVNPDMNKGAGSAIGCEFQILDDDKHPDAKLGVKGNRTLGSLYDLIPAPADKPFNKKDFNTATIIVKGDHVEHWLNGVKLIEYTRQNQMWDALVAYSKYRDWPNFGNSESGNILLQDHGDEVWFKNIKIKEL from the coding sequence ATGAAAAAGAATTATTTGTTGCTTTTGTTTGTGTTTTGTGCGTCTGTGGTTTCGGCGCAAAACTGGGAGCCGCTTTTCAATGGGAAGAACCTGAGTGGCTGGAAGAAGCTGAATGGTAAAGCCGAATACAAAGTGGTAGATGGTGCTATTGTCGGCATTTCGAAGATGGGAACACCTAACACATTTCTGGCTACAAAGAAGACATATGGTGATTTTATCCTGGAGTTTGATTTCAAAGTAGATGATGGCTTGAATTCGGGTGTGCAGCTGCGCAGTGAAAGCAAGAAAGACTACCAGAAAGGACGTGTACATGGCTATCAGTTTGAAATTGATCCCTCCAAGCGCGCCTGGTCGGGTGGCATCTATGATGAGGCCCGTCGTAACTGGCTTTATCCGCTGACACAAAATCCGGCAGCTAAAAGTGCTTTTAAGAACAATGAATGGAATAAGGCCCGTATCGAGGCTATAGGTAATTCTATCGCTACCTGGATCAATGGAGTGCCTTGTGCCAATATCTGGGACGATATGACCCCTGCCGGTTTTATTGCTTTGCAAGTACATGCTATCGGTAATGCTGCCGATGAAGGAAAAACAGTCAGTTGGAAGAATATCCGCATTTGTACAACAGACGTAGAGCGCTACCGGACAGATCGGAAAGCTCCGGAGATAAATGTTATCCCCAATACCATCTCTCCGAATGAAGCAAAAGAAGGTTGGACGCTCCTTTGGGACGGTAAGACTTCAGAAGGTTGGAGAGGAGCCAAACTGAATTCTTTCCCTGAAAAGGGTTGGAAAATGGAAAACGGCATCCTGAAAGTGATGAAGAGTGGTGGCGCTGAATCTGCTAACGGTGGCGATATCGTGACTACCCGTCAATACAAAAACTTTATCCTGAAAGTAGATTTCAAGATTACTGAAGGCGCTAACAGTGGAGTGAAATATTTCGTAAACCCCGATATGAATAAAGGAGCCGGTTCGGCTATTGGTTGCGAGTTTCAGATTCTTGATGATGATAAGCATCCTGATGCTAAATTGGGCGTGAAAGGAAACCGCACATTGGGTTCACTTTACGATTTGATTCCTGCCCCGGCAGACAAACCTTTCAACAAGAAAGATTTCAATACGGCTACGATTATCGTGAAAGGTGACCACGTAGAGCATTGGCTGAATGGTGTGAAGCTCATCGAATACACACGTCAGAACCAGATGTGGGATGCACTGGTTGCATATAGCAAGTATAGAGATTGGCCTAACTTCGGTAATTCAGAGTCTGGAAACATTCTTCTGCAAGACCATGGCGATGAAGTTTGGTTTAAGAATATAAAGATCAAAGAGTTGTAA
- a CDS encoding Gfo/Idh/MocA family oxidoreductase codes for MTTRRDFLKTMTMASAGLAFGAGDVLGARASTTQRKMTDKVKIAYIGIGNRGEQIISDFARTGMVEVVALCDVDMGAAHTQKVMNQYPKAKRFRDFRQMFDKAGNDFDAVAIATPDHSHFPISMLALASGKHVYVEKPLARTFYEGELLMQAALKRPNLATQVGNQGHSEANYFQFKAWMDAGIIKDVTAVTAHMNNPRRWHKWDTNIYKFPSGQQLPKDMEWDAWLGVTPYHEYNKDYHLGQWRCWYDFGMGCLGDWGAHILDTVHEFLELGLPYEVSMKYANGHNDYFFPYSSTILFRFPQRKGMPPVDITWYDGLDNLPPIPAGYGVSGLDPNIPATNQGDTPASSLNPGKIIYTKDLIFKGGSHGSTLSIIPEEKAKEMAGKLPEVPKSPSNHFENFLLACMGQEKTRSPFEINGVLGQVFSLGVIAQRLNTQIFFDPRTKQITNNEFANAMLTGVPPRKGWDEFYKL; via the coding sequence ATGACGACACGAAGAGATTTTTTGAAAACGATGACAATGGCTTCTGCCGGACTGGCATTCGGAGCCGGTGATGTGCTGGGAGCCCGTGCTTCCACGACGCAAAGGAAAATGACGGACAAAGTGAAGATTGCCTATATAGGCATTGGAAACCGTGGCGAGCAGATTATAAGCGATTTTGCCCGTACCGGTATGGTAGAAGTCGTGGCTCTGTGCGATGTGGATATGGGAGCCGCTCACACCCAGAAAGTGATGAACCAGTATCCTAAGGCGAAACGCTTCCGTGATTTCCGTCAGATGTTTGACAAGGCGGGCAATGATTTTGATGCAGTAGCCATAGCAACTCCCGACCATTCACATTTCCCTATCAGTATGCTGGCTTTGGCATCAGGCAAACATGTGTATGTGGAGAAGCCACTGGCGCGTACTTTCTATGAAGGAGAATTGCTGATGCAAGCTGCACTGAAACGTCCGAACCTGGCTACACAGGTCGGTAATCAAGGGCATTCGGAAGCTAACTATTTTCAGTTCAAGGCGTGGATGGATGCCGGTATTATCAAGGATGTAACGGCTGTAACGGCACACATGAATAATCCCCGTCGCTGGCACAAATGGGATACCAATATCTATAAGTTCCCTTCCGGCCAGCAACTGCCGAAAGACATGGAGTGGGATGCCTGGTTGGGAGTAACTCCTTATCACGAATATAACAAAGACTACCATTTGGGACAGTGGCGCTGCTGGTACGATTTCGGAATGGGCTGTCTGGGTGATTGGGGTGCGCATATCCTGGATACGGTTCACGAATTCCTGGAATTGGGATTGCCCTACGAAGTGTCTATGAAATATGCCAACGGACATAATGACTATTTCTTCCCTTATTCTTCCACTATCCTGTTCCGTTTCCCTCAACGTAAGGGTATGCCGCCGGTTGACATTACATGGTATGATGGTCTGGATAATCTTCCTCCTATCCCTGCCGGTTATGGTGTATCCGGTTTAGATCCTAATATTCCTGCAACTAATCAGGGAGATACGCCGGCCTCCAGTCTGAACCCCGGAAAGATTATTTATACAAAGGATTTGATATTTAAGGGTGGAAGCCATGGCAGTACACTTTCCATAATACCAGAAGAGAAAGCTAAGGAAATGGCAGGCAAACTGCCGGAAGTACCTAAGAGTCCGTCGAATCACTTCGAAAATTTCCTGTTGGCTTGTATGGGACAGGAAAAGACCCGTTCACCGTTTGAAATTAACGGTGTGCTGGGGCAGGTATTCTCGTTGGGAGTGATTGCGCAACGTCTCAATACGCAAATATTTTTTGATCCTCGCACCAAGCAGATTACAAATAATGAGTTTGCGAATGCAATGTTGACCGGCGTACCGCCTCGTAAAGGATGGGACGAGTTCTATAAACTGTAA
- a CDS encoding Gfo/Idh/MocA family protein, with protein MKDILISRREFLKDIGMIGAGVLLSASPWLSAFSEVVETSGEKCRLAIIGPGSRGRFLMSFLVQNPKVEIVALCDIYQPSIEKALELAPKAKVYDDYRKILEDKTVDAVLVATPLNSHCQIVLDAFDAGKHVFCEKSIGFTMEECFRIYSKHISTGKIFFTGQQRLFDPRYIKVMEMVHAGTFGEINAIRTFWNRNGDWRREVPSPDLERLINWRLYREYSKGLMTELACHQLQIGSWALQKLPEKVMGHGAITYWKDGREVYDNVSCIYVFDDGVKMTFDSVISNKFYGLEEQIMGNLGTVEPEKGKYFFESVPPAPGFLQMINEWENKVFDSLPFAGTSWAPETANENKGEFILGERPKSDGTSLLLEAFVEAVITRRQPERIAEEGYYASMLCLLGDQALQEERVLYFPDEYKINYLNHQAKTPEAV; from the coding sequence ATGAAAGATATATTGATCAGTAGGAGAGAGTTTCTGAAAGATATAGGGATGATTGGAGCTGGAGTGCTGCTATCGGCAAGCCCTTGGCTTTCTGCTTTTTCGGAAGTTGTAGAAACATCCGGTGAAAAGTGCCGTCTGGCTATCATCGGTCCGGGTTCAAGAGGACGTTTTTTGATGAGCTTCCTGGTGCAGAATCCTAAAGTAGAAATTGTGGCATTGTGCGATATCTATCAGCCCTCTATTGAAAAAGCACTGGAACTGGCTCCGAAAGCTAAAGTTTATGACGATTACCGGAAAATACTGGAAGATAAAACCGTTGATGCCGTACTGGTAGCTACTCCTCTTAATTCCCATTGCCAAATTGTGCTGGATGCTTTTGATGCCGGCAAGCACGTGTTCTGTGAGAAATCCATAGGCTTTACGATGGAAGAATGTTTCCGCATTTATAGTAAGCACATCAGTACGGGCAAAATATTCTTTACCGGGCAGCAACGTCTTTTCGATCCGCGATACATCAAGGTCATGGAAATGGTTCATGCCGGCACTTTCGGTGAGATAAATGCCATCCGTACTTTCTGGAACCGGAATGGAGACTGGAGGCGGGAAGTGCCTTCACCTGATCTGGAACGTCTGATTAACTGGCGTCTGTATCGCGAATATTCCAAAGGACTGATGACCGAACTGGCTTGTCATCAGTTACAAATAGGGAGCTGGGCACTGCAAAAGCTTCCCGAGAAAGTGATGGGACATGGGGCTATCACCTATTGGAAAGACGGTAGGGAAGTATATGATAATGTAAGTTGCATATATGTGTTCGATGACGGAGTGAAGATGACATTTGATTCTGTCATATCCAATAAATTCTATGGTTTGGAAGAACAAATCATGGGTAATCTGGGGACGGTGGAACCGGAGAAAGGTAAATACTTCTTTGAAAGTGTCCCTCCTGCACCTGGATTTTTGCAGATGATTAACGAATGGGAGAATAAAGTGTTTGATTCCTTACCTTTTGCCGGAACAAGCTGGGCACCGGAAACTGCCAATGAAAACAAAGGAGAATTCATTCTGGGAGAACGGCCTAAATCGGATGGTACTTCTTTGTTATTAGAAGCTTTTGTTGAGGCTGTTATTACCCGTAGGCAGCCGGAACGCATAGCCGAAGAGGGCTATTATGCAAGTATGCTTTGCCTGTTGGGCGATCAGGCTTTACAGGAAGAACGGGTACTATACTTCCCCGATGAATATAAAATCAATTACTTGAATCATCAAGCTAAAACACCTGAAGCCGTATGA